In Streptomyces violaceusniger Tu 4113, one DNA window encodes the following:
- a CDS encoding peptidylprolyl isomerase, whose amino-acid sequence MVTNEQRRRQLAREKYLRQQQRRESARHKTRQRNVVIAAVLAVVLAGGGAIAATGALSGSDKDKTKDDAAASGTPSAAPTSKAPDPCAKEAKAVAGKKPKKLSWKKEPALTVDKSASYTMKLETTCGDISVAMDAGKAPHTVNSFGFLAGEGYFDHTKCHRLVNSGIYVLQCGDPQGTGAGGPGYTLPDENLKDPSVKGGKYPAGTVAMANQYNPQTKQGKNTGGSQFFLVYKESELPPYYTPFGTVDKAGMKVLKKIADAGAGAPDQTMNTAPNASVVINKATVGKS is encoded by the coding sequence GTGGTCACTAACGAGCAGCGGCGGCGGCAACTCGCCCGGGAGAAGTACCTTCGCCAGCAGCAGCGGCGCGAATCCGCCCGGCACAAGACGCGCCAGCGCAATGTCGTGATCGCCGCCGTACTGGCCGTGGTCCTGGCCGGTGGCGGTGCCATCGCGGCCACGGGCGCGCTGTCCGGAAGCGACAAGGACAAGACGAAGGACGACGCCGCCGCGTCCGGCACCCCCTCGGCCGCCCCCACCAGCAAGGCGCCGGACCCCTGTGCCAAGGAGGCGAAGGCGGTCGCGGGCAAGAAGCCGAAGAAGCTGTCGTGGAAGAAGGAGCCGGCGCTCACGGTCGACAAGTCGGCCTCCTACACGATGAAGCTGGAGACGACCTGCGGGGACATCTCCGTGGCCATGGACGCCGGCAAGGCGCCGCACACGGTCAACTCCTTCGGCTTCCTGGCGGGCGAGGGCTACTTCGACCACACCAAGTGCCACCGGCTGGTGAACTCGGGGATCTACGTGCTGCAGTGCGGTGACCCGCAGGGCACCGGCGCGGGCGGCCCCGGCTACACCCTCCCGGACGAGAACCTGAAGGACCCCTCGGTCAAGGGCGGCAAGTACCCGGCCGGGACCGTCGCCATGGCCAACCAGTACAACCCGCAGACCAAGCAGGGCAAGAACACCGGCGGCAGCCAGTTCTTCCTGGTCTACAAGGAGAGCGAGCTCCCGCCCTACTACACGCCCTTCGGCACCGTGGACAAGGCCGGGATGAAGGTCCTGAAGAAGATCGCCGACGCGGGGGCGGGAGCCCCGGACCAGACGATGAACACCGCCCCCAACGCCAGCGTCGTGATCAACAAGGCGACGGTCGGCAAGTCCTGA
- the hisS gene encoding histidine--tRNA ligase — protein sequence MSTFKAPRGTYDLIPPASAAYLAVREAIAAPLKRSGYGYIETPGFENVELFARGVGESTDIVTKEMYTLTTKGGDELALRPEGTASVLRAALEANLHKAGSLPVKLWYSGSYYRYERPQKGRYRHFSQVGAEAIGAEDPALDAELIILAHDAYRSLGLRDFRILLNSLGDATCRPVYRAALQDFLRGLDLDEDTRARVEINPLRVLDDKREAVREQLTGAPLLRDYLCEECKAYHAEVRELITARGVAFEDDAKLVRGLDYYTRTTFEFVHDGLGSQSAVGGGGRYDGLSEMIGGPALPSVGWALGVDRTVLALEAEGIELNLPDAVSVFAVPLGEEARKVLFGVVGELRTAGVATDFAYGGKGLKAAMKAANRSGARYAIVAGERDLAEDVVQLKDMESGEQAPVPLAEVVEAIQSRLA from the coding sequence TTGAGCACCTTCAAAGCCCCCCGGGGCACGTATGACCTGATCCCGCCGGCCTCCGCGGCGTACCTGGCGGTGCGCGAGGCGATCGCCGCACCGCTCAAGCGCTCCGGCTACGGCTATATCGAGACCCCCGGTTTCGAGAACGTGGAGCTCTTCGCGCGCGGCGTCGGCGAGTCCACCGACATCGTGACCAAGGAGATGTACACCCTCACCACCAAGGGCGGCGACGAGCTCGCGCTGCGCCCCGAGGGCACCGCCTCGGTGCTGCGCGCCGCCCTGGAGGCCAATCTGCACAAGGCCGGATCGCTGCCGGTCAAGCTCTGGTACTCGGGTTCGTACTACCGCTACGAGCGGCCGCAGAAGGGCCGCTACCGCCACTTCTCGCAGGTCGGCGCGGAGGCGATCGGCGCCGAGGACCCGGCCCTGGACGCCGAGCTGATCATCCTGGCCCACGACGCGTACCGCTCGCTGGGGCTGCGCGACTTCCGCATCCTGCTGAACTCGCTGGGCGACGCCACCTGCCGCCCCGTCTACCGGGCCGCCCTCCAGGACTTCCTGCGCGGCCTCGACCTGGACGAGGACACCCGGGCGCGCGTCGAGATCAACCCGCTGCGGGTGCTGGACGACAAGCGCGAGGCGGTGCGCGAGCAGCTCACCGGCGCCCCACTGCTGCGCGACTACCTGTGCGAGGAGTGCAAGGCGTACCACGCGGAGGTCCGCGAGCTGATCACCGCGCGCGGCGTGGCCTTCGAGGACGACGCGAAGCTGGTGCGCGGCCTGGACTACTACACCCGCACCACCTTCGAGTTCGTCCACGACGGGCTGGGCTCGCAGTCCGCGGTCGGCGGCGGCGGCCGTTACGACGGGCTGTCCGAGATGATCGGCGGCCCGGCGCTGCCCTCGGTGGGCTGGGCGCTCGGCGTCGACCGTACGGTGCTGGCGCTGGAGGCCGAGGGCATCGAGCTGAACCTCCCCGATGCCGTCAGCGTCTTCGCGGTGCCGCTGGGGGAGGAGGCCAGGAAGGTCCTCTTCGGCGTGGTCGGCGAGCTCCGCACGGCGGGTGTCGCCACGGACTTCGCCTACGGCGGCAAGGGCCTCAAGGCCGCGATGAAGGCGGCCAACCGCAGCGGTGCGCGCTACGCGATCGTGGCGGGCGAGCGCGACCTCGCCGAGGACGTGGTCCAGCTCAAGGACATGGAGTCCGGCGAGCAGGCGCCGGTGCCCCTGGCCGAGGTGGTCGAGGCGATCCAGTCGCGCCTCGCCTGA
- a CDS encoding sensor histidine kinase has translation MSADLPLEEPPGRLSEPAGPRDPDVYYRTYRRWDVYFAIVFAATFLFVLGGSDPGTGLRVVAASFFAATAPWYVLVGRPVLLAEGEDQPRALVYLVGLFLLFVVPSALVGETRIAIFALAPQCFMLLRMRGALIAVTVINVVPVVVWAFVERPDSGDLFFNSLFAAVSWAFSLIIGSWIIMVLQQSAERARLIAELDASREEVARLSAAHGALAERERLTREIHDTLAQGFTSLVMLVQAVESELDHDMPLARRHLGLMARTARENLAEARALVAGAGPADLDGSSLPDALRRLAARHGEQTGSAARVEVSGAVRPLPAAVEVVALRGCQEALSNARRHAGPGTAVTIALGYGEDALRLRVRDTGRGFDPRAPREGYGLAGLRARAGEVGGTAEVTAAPGEGTTVTLELPVQPTAPSLHPSRPTVRKKRSAR, from the coding sequence GTGTCTGCTGACCTTCCGTTGGAAGAGCCACCGGGACGGCTGAGCGAACCGGCCGGGCCGCGCGATCCGGACGTGTACTACCGCACGTACCGCCGCTGGGACGTCTATTTCGCGATCGTGTTCGCCGCCACGTTCCTGTTCGTGCTGGGCGGATCGGACCCCGGGACAGGACTGCGCGTGGTCGCGGCGTCCTTCTTCGCCGCGACCGCGCCGTGGTATGTGCTGGTGGGCCGGCCGGTGCTGCTGGCGGAAGGCGAGGACCAGCCCCGCGCGCTGGTCTATCTGGTGGGGCTGTTCCTGCTGTTCGTGGTGCCCTCGGCGCTGGTCGGGGAGACCCGGATCGCCATCTTCGCGCTGGCGCCCCAGTGCTTCATGCTGCTCCGGATGCGTGGGGCGCTGATCGCCGTCACCGTGATCAATGTCGTCCCGGTGGTGGTCTGGGCGTTCGTGGAGCGGCCCGATTCCGGGGATCTGTTCTTCAACTCCCTCTTCGCGGCCGTCTCATGGGCCTTCTCGTTGATCATCGGCAGCTGGATCATCATGGTGCTCCAGCAGAGCGCCGAGCGGGCCCGGCTGATCGCCGAGTTGGACGCCAGCCGCGAGGAGGTGGCCCGGCTGTCGGCCGCGCACGGCGCCCTCGCGGAGCGGGAGCGGCTGACCCGGGAGATCCACGACACCCTCGCCCAGGGCTTCACCAGTCTGGTGATGCTCGTTCAGGCCGTGGAGTCGGAGCTGGACCACGATATGCCGCTGGCCCGCCGCCACTTGGGCCTCATGGCCCGTACGGCACGGGAGAACCTCGCGGAGGCCCGCGCCCTGGTCGCCGGGGCGGGCCCGGCCGACCTGGACGGCAGTTCGCTCCCCGACGCGCTGCGGCGGCTGGCCGCGCGCCACGGGGAGCAGACCGGCTCCGCCGCCCGCGTCGAGGTCTCGGGGGCGGTCCGGCCGCTGCCCGCCGCCGTGGAGGTGGTGGCGCTGCGCGGCTGCCAGGAGGCGCTGTCCAACGCCCGTCGGCACGCGGGGCCGGGCACCGCCGTCACCATCGCGCTCGGCTACGGCGAGGACGCGCTGCGGCTGCGGGTCCGGGACACCGGCCGCGGCTTCGACCCACGCGCCCCGCGCGAGGGCTACGGCCTGGCCGGGCTACGGGCACGGGCGGGCGAGGTGGGTGGCACGGCGGAGGTGACCGCCGCCCCCGGCGAGGGAACGACGGTCACGCTCGAACTGCCCGTCCAGCCGACCGCCCCGTCCCTCCATCCCTCCCGGCCGACGGTACGAAAAAAGAGGAGCGCACGGTGA
- a CDS encoding ABC transporter ATP-binding protein, which translates to MDMADEAIQVRGLRKRYGAVTALDGVDLGIRQGEVFGVLGPNGAGKSTMVEILQGHRSRDAGEVTVLGRDPASGGREWRSRIGIVWQDESAPAELTVRETVRHFARYYPRPRDPDEVIGLVGLEAKTGSRIKALSGGQRRRLDVALGVIGDPELLLLDEPTTGFDPAARRRFWELIRRLADEGTTIVLTTHYLDEAEALSDRLAVIAAGKVVAEGAPAELRERHGSRATVHWIEPGDGARQEETETPTRTVAGLMRRFDGEIPGLRISRPTLEDVYLRLTGQLDEQPGEGTR; encoded by the coding sequence ATGGATATGGCAGACGAAGCGATACAGGTCCGCGGACTGCGCAAGCGCTATGGCGCGGTGACCGCACTGGACGGCGTTGACCTGGGCATCCGGCAGGGTGAGGTGTTCGGCGTCCTGGGGCCCAACGGGGCGGGCAAGAGCACCATGGTGGAGATCCTCCAGGGCCATCGGAGCCGGGACGCGGGAGAGGTCACGGTGCTGGGCCGGGACCCCGCCTCCGGGGGACGGGAATGGCGTTCCCGGATCGGCATCGTTTGGCAGGATGAATCCGCCCCGGCCGAGTTGACGGTGCGGGAGACCGTGCGGCATTTCGCCCGCTACTACCCGCGCCCGCGCGACCCCGACGAGGTCATCGGCCTGGTCGGCCTGGAGGCCAAGACGGGCAGCCGGATCAAGGCGCTGTCGGGCGGCCAGCGGCGCCGGCTGGACGTGGCGCTCGGGGTGATCGGCGATCCGGAGCTGTTGCTGCTGGACGAACCGACGACGGGCTTCGACCCGGCGGCACGGCGGCGGTTCTGGGAGCTGATCCGGCGGCTGGCGGACGAGGGCACCACGATCGTGCTCACCACGCACTATCTCGACGAGGCGGAGGCGCTGTCCGACCGGCTCGCGGTCATCGCCGCGGGCAAGGTCGTCGCCGAGGGCGCACCCGCCGAACTGCGCGAGCGGCACGGAAGCCGGGCGACGGTCCACTGGATCGAGCCCGGCGACGGGGCGCGCCAGGAGGAGACGGAGACCCCGACCCGTACCGTCGCGGGGCTGATGCGCCGCTTCGACGGGGAGATTCCGGGGCTGCGGATCTCCCGGCCGACCCTGGAGGACGTCTATCTGCGGCTCACCGGCCAACTCGACGAGCAGCCCGGGGAGGGCACGCGATGA
- a CDS encoding RelA/SpoT family protein, producing the protein MPDEAQPLSPKVRPGGTPSGQPEAPTAAEPTAASGVPKNSGDSPVRRGPEQTSPKPATGRSSNLPATTPPARPVQSPAPRSGSSNRVRARLARLGVQRSSPYNPVLEPLLRIVRANDPKAEASTLRQIERAYQVAERWHRGQKRKSGDPYITHPLAVTTILAELGMDPATLMAGLLHDTVEDTEYGLDTLRRDFGDQVALLVDGVTKLDKVKFGEAAQAETVRKMVVAMARDPRVLVIKLADRLHNMRTMRYLKREKQEKKARETLEIYAPLAHRLGMNTIKWELEDLAFAILYPKMYDEIVRLVAERAPKRDEYLAVVTDQVQGDLRAARIKATVTGRPKHYYSVYQKMIVRGRDFAEIYDLVGIRVLVDTVRDCYAALGTIHARWNPVPGRFKDYIAMPKFNMYQSLHTTVIGPSGKPVELQIRTFDMHRRAEYGIAAHWKYKQEAVAGASKVRTDVPRKAGKDDAINDMAWLRQLLDWQKETEDPGEFLESLRFDLSRNEVFVFTPKGDVIALPAGATPVDFAYAVHTEVGHRTIGARVNGRLVPLESTLDNGDLVEVFTSKAAGAGPSRDWLGFVKSPRARNKIRAWFSKERRDEAIEQGKDAIVRAMRKQNLPIQRILTGDSLVTLAHEMRYPDISALYAAIGEGHVSAQNVVQKLVQALGGEDAANEDIAETAPPIRRSKRRSSADPGVVVKGVEDVWVKLARCCTPVPGDPIIGFVTRGSGVSVHRADCVNVDSLSQQPERILDVEWAPTQSSVFLVAIQVEALDRSRLLSDVTRVLSDQHVNILSAAVQTSRDRVATSRFTFEMGDPKHLGHVLKAVRGVEGVYDVYRVTSARAR; encoded by the coding sequence TTGCCAGACGAGGCCCAGCCGCTCTCGCCCAAAGTCCGTCCGGGCGGAACCCCCTCCGGACAGCCGGAGGCGCCCACCGCCGCCGAACCGACGGCGGCCTCCGGCGTGCCCAAGAACAGCGGCGACAGCCCGGTCCGGCGCGGCCCCGAGCAGACGAGCCCGAAGCCCGCCACGGGCCGCTCCAGCAACCTGCCCGCCACCACGCCCCCCGCGCGCCCCGTACAGAGCCCCGCGCCCCGCTCCGGCTCGTCCAACCGCGTCCGGGCCCGCCTGGCGCGCCTGGGCGTCCAGCGCTCCAGCCCGTACAACCCGGTGCTGGAGCCGCTGCTGCGGATCGTGCGCGCCAACGACCCCAAGGCGGAAGCCTCGACGCTGCGCCAGATCGAGCGCGCGTACCAGGTGGCCGAGCGCTGGCACCGCGGACAGAAGCGCAAGAGCGGCGATCCGTACATCACCCACCCCCTCGCGGTGACCACGATCCTGGCCGAGCTGGGTATGGATCCGGCCACTTTGATGGCCGGGCTGCTGCATGACACCGTCGAGGACACCGAATACGGCCTGGACACCCTGCGCCGGGACTTCGGCGACCAGGTCGCCCTGCTCGTCGACGGCGTCACCAAGCTGGACAAGGTCAAGTTCGGCGAGGCGGCCCAGGCCGAGACCGTGCGCAAGATGGTCGTCGCCATGGCCCGGGACCCCCGGGTGCTGGTCATCAAGCTGGCCGACCGGCTGCACAACATGCGCACCATGCGCTACCTCAAGCGGGAGAAGCAGGAGAAGAAGGCCCGCGAGACCCTCGAGATCTACGCCCCGCTCGCCCACCGCCTGGGCATGAACACCATCAAATGGGAGCTGGAGGACCTCGCCTTCGCGATCCTCTACCCCAAGATGTACGACGAGATCGTGCGGCTGGTCGCCGAGCGGGCCCCCAAGCGCGACGAGTACCTGGCCGTCGTCACCGACCAGGTCCAGGGCGATCTGCGGGCGGCACGGATCAAGGCGACCGTCACCGGCCGGCCGAAGCACTACTACTCCGTCTACCAGAAGATGATCGTGCGCGGCCGCGACTTCGCCGAGATCTACGACCTGGTGGGCATCCGGGTGCTCGTCGACACCGTCCGCGACTGCTACGCGGCGCTCGGGACCATCCACGCGCGGTGGAACCCGGTGCCCGGGCGGTTCAAGGACTACATCGCGATGCCCAAGTTCAACATGTACCAGTCGCTGCACACGACGGTCATCGGGCCCAGCGGCAAACCGGTCGAGCTGCAGATCCGCACCTTCGACATGCACCGTCGCGCCGAGTACGGCATCGCCGCGCACTGGAAGTACAAGCAGGAGGCGGTGGCCGGCGCCTCCAAGGTGCGCACCGATGTGCCCCGTAAGGCGGGCAAGGACGACGCCATCAACGACATGGCGTGGCTGCGGCAGCTCCTGGACTGGCAGAAGGAGACCGAGGACCCGGGCGAGTTCCTGGAGTCCCTGCGCTTCGACCTGTCCCGCAACGAGGTCTTCGTCTTCACGCCCAAGGGCGATGTCATAGCGCTTCCGGCCGGGGCCACCCCGGTCGACTTCGCATACGCCGTACACACCGAGGTCGGCCACCGCACCATCGGGGCGCGGGTCAACGGTCGGCTGGTGCCGCTGGAGTCGACCCTCGACAACGGCGACCTGGTGGAGGTCTTCACCTCCAAGGCGGCGGGCGCCGGGCCGTCCCGCGACTGGCTGGGCTTCGTCAAGTCGCCCCGCGCCCGTAACAAGATCCGCGCCTGGTTCTCCAAGGAGCGCCGCGACGAGGCCATCGAGCAGGGCAAGGACGCGATCGTCCGGGCGATGCGCAAGCAGAACCTGCCCATCCAGCGGATCCTGACCGGGGACTCCCTGGTCACCCTCGCCCATGAGATGCGCTACCCGGACATCTCCGCGCTCTACGCGGCTATCGGCGAGGGCCATGTCTCCGCGCAGAACGTGGTGCAAAAGCTCGTCCAGGCGCTCGGCGGCGAGGATGCCGCCAACGAGGACATCGCCGAGACCGCCCCGCCCATCCGCCGCTCCAAGCGCCGCTCCAGCGCCGATCCGGGCGTCGTGGTCAAGGGTGTCGAGGATGTGTGGGTCAAGCTGGCCCGCTGCTGTACGCCGGTCCCCGGCGACCCCATCATCGGCTTCGTCACCCGCGGCAGCGGTGTCTCGGTGCACCGCGCCGACTGTGTCAACGTGGACTCGCTCTCCCAGCAGCCCGAGCGCATCCTCGACGTCGAATGGGCGCCCACCCAGTCGTCGGTCTTCCTGGTCGCCATCCAGGTCGAGGCGCTGGACCGGTCCCGGCTGCTGTCGGACGTCACCCGCGTGCTGTCCGACCAGCACGTCAACATCCTCTCGGCGGCCGTGCAGACCTCCCGCGACCGGGTGGCCACCTCGCGCTTCACCTTCGAGATGGGTGACCCCAAGCACCTGGGCCACGTCCTGAAGGCCGTACGGGGCGTCGAGGGCGTCTACGACGTCTACCGGGTCACCTCGGCCCGCGCCCGCTGA
- a CDS encoding DUF349 domain-containing protein: MSSEPWGRVDEAGTVYVRTADGEQVVGSWQAGSPEEALAYFERKYDGLVVEIGLLERRVKTTDLSAKDATAAIDHIRHQLDEHHVVGDLDALRERLDKLAGDVDARREQRKAAKAVQADEARRAKEDLVAEAEQLAASEQWRAAGERLRALVDTWKGLPRLDRKADDELWHRFSHARSAFSKRRKAHFAALDAQREEARQTKEKLVAEAEALSGSTDWGPTAARYRELMADWKAAGRAQREAEEDLWNRFRGAQDIFFQGRSEVFAERDAEQRENLTRKEELVVEAEKLLPISDLKAARAAFRSVNERWEAVGHVPRDARARIEGRIHAVERAIQEAEEADWRRTNPEARARAQGLTGQLQDAVDKLRRQIDAARAAGNNAKADKLSKELEGRQALLDQALKGLQEFGG, from the coding sequence GTGAGCAGCGAGCCTTGGGGCCGCGTCGACGAGGCGGGGACCGTATACGTGCGTACGGCCGACGGTGAGCAGGTCGTCGGATCGTGGCAGGCGGGATCGCCGGAAGAGGCCCTCGCCTACTTCGAGCGCAAGTACGACGGTCTGGTCGTCGAGATCGGTCTCCTCGAGCGCCGGGTCAAGACCACCGATCTGTCGGCCAAGGACGCGACGGCGGCCATCGACCACATCCGGCACCAGCTCGACGAGCATCACGTGGTCGGCGATCTGGACGCGCTGAGGGAGCGGCTCGACAAGCTCGCCGGGGACGTCGACGCCCGCCGCGAGCAGCGCAAGGCGGCCAAGGCGGTCCAGGCCGACGAGGCCCGCAGGGCCAAGGAGGACCTGGTCGCCGAGGCCGAGCAGCTGGCCGCCAGCGAGCAGTGGCGGGCGGCCGGGGAGCGGCTGCGCGCCCTGGTGGACACCTGGAAGGGCCTGCCGCGCCTGGACCGCAAGGCGGACGACGAGCTGTGGCACCGCTTCTCGCACGCCCGCTCGGCGTTCTCCAAGCGCCGCAAGGCGCATTTCGCGGCCCTGGACGCACAGCGCGAGGAGGCCCGTCAGACCAAGGAGAAGCTGGTCGCCGAGGCCGAGGCGCTCTCCGGCTCCACCGACTGGGGCCCGACCGCGGCCCGGTACCGGGAGCTGATGGCGGACTGGAAGGCCGCGGGCCGTGCGCAGCGCGAGGCCGAGGAGGACCTGTGGAACCGCTTCCGCGGTGCGCAGGACATCTTCTTCCAGGGGCGCAGTGAGGTCTTCGCGGAGCGCGACGCCGAGCAGCGGGAGAATCTCACCCGTAAGGAGGAGCTCGTCGTCGAGGCCGAGAAGCTGCTGCCGATCTCGGACCTGAAGGCGGCCCGCGCGGCCTTCAGGTCGGTCAACGAACGGTGGGAGGCCGTCGGCCATGTGCCGAGGGACGCCCGGGCCCGGATCGAGGGCCGGATCCACGCGGTGGAGCGCGCCATCCAGGAGGCCGAGGAGGCGGACTGGCGGCGGACCAACCCCGAGGCGCGGGCGCGCGCCCAGGGGCTCACGGGCCAGTTGCAGGACGCCGTCGACAAGCTGCGCAGGCAGATCGACGCGGCCCGCGCGGCGGGGAACAACGCGAAGGCCGACAAGCTCTCCAAGGAGCTCGAGGGCCGGCAGGCGCTGCTGGACCAGGCGCTGAAGGGCCTGCAGGAGTTCGGCGGCTGA
- a CDS encoding response regulator: MIRILIADDHPVVREGLRGMLGAEPDLTVVGEADSGPRAEALCVSLRPDVVLMDLRMPDGGGVESIARMTAAGLPSRVIVLTTYETDGDILRAVEAGAAGYLLKDMARAELAEAVRSAARGETVLAPSVAARLMDQLRDRPERPRLSERETAVLRLVAQGCTNAEIGRRLFIGESTVKTHLLRAFGKLGVDDRTAAVTSAMRLGLL, from the coding sequence GTGATCCGGATCCTGATCGCGGACGACCACCCGGTGGTGCGGGAGGGGCTGCGCGGCATGCTCGGCGCCGAACCCGATCTGACCGTGGTCGGCGAGGCGGACAGCGGGCCGCGGGCGGAGGCGCTGTGCGTCTCGCTGCGGCCCGATGTGGTGCTGATGGACCTGCGGATGCCGGACGGGGGCGGGGTGGAGTCGATCGCCCGGATGACCGCCGCCGGGCTGCCGTCCCGGGTGATCGTGCTCACCACGTACGAGACGGACGGGGACATCCTGCGCGCGGTGGAGGCGGGCGCGGCGGGCTATCTGCTCAAGGACATGGCCCGCGCCGAACTGGCCGAGGCCGTACGCTCCGCGGCTCGCGGCGAGACGGTCCTGGCCCCGTCCGTCGCCGCCCGGCTCATGGACCAGCTGCGCGACCGGCCCGAGCGGCCCCGCCTCTCCGAGCGGGAGACGGCCGTGCTGCGGCTGGTCGCCCAGGGGTGCACCAATGCGGAGATCGGACGACGTCTGTTCATCGGCGAATCCACGGTGAAGACCCATTTGCTGCGGGCCTTCGGCAAGTTGGGCGTGGACGACCGCACCGCGGCGGTCACCAGCGCGATGCGGCTGGGCCTGCTGTAG
- a CDS encoding MBL fold metallo-hydrolase: MLIAGFPAGAWGTNCYLVAPAAGEECVIIDPGHQAAQGVAEAVAKHRLKPVAVVLTHGHIDHVASVVPVCGAHDVPAWIHPSDRYMMSDPEKAFGRSIGMPLMGELTVGEPDDVKELADGAELKLAGLDLTVAHAPGHTKGSVTFRMPEQADVPSVFFAGDLLFAGSIGRTDLPGGDHAEILESLARVVLPLDDSTVVLSGHGPQTSIGRERATNPYLREVAAGLGDGAQRPAPRRGM; encoded by the coding sequence GTGCTCATTGCCGGGTTCCCCGCCGGGGCCTGGGGGACCAATTGCTATCTGGTCGCCCCCGCCGCCGGTGAGGAGTGCGTGATCATCGACCCGGGCCATCAGGCGGCCCAAGGCGTCGCGGAGGCGGTCGCCAAGCACCGGCTCAAGCCCGTCGCCGTCGTCCTCACCCACGGCCATATCGACCATGTCGCCTCGGTCGTCCCGGTGTGCGGCGCGCATGACGTACCGGCCTGGATCCATCCGTCCGACCGCTACATGATGAGCGACCCCGAGAAGGCCTTCGGGCGCTCCATCGGCATGCCGCTGATGGGCGAACTCACCGTGGGCGAGCCGGACGACGTCAAGGAGCTGGCCGACGGCGCCGAGCTGAAGCTGGCCGGTCTCGACCTCACCGTCGCGCACGCCCCGGGCCATACCAAGGGGTCGGTGACCTTCCGGATGCCCGAGCAGGCGGACGTCCCGTCCGTCTTCTTCGCGGGCGATCTGCTCTTCGCCGGCTCCATCGGACGCACCGATCTGCCCGGCGGCGATCACGCCGAGATACTCGAGTCGCTGGCCCGTGTGGTCCTGCCGCTCGACGACTCGACCGTGGTGCTGTCCGGCCATGGCCCCCAGACCAGCATCGGCCGTGAGCGCGCCACCAACCCGTATCTGCGCGAGGTGGCCGCCGGCCTGGGAGACGGCGCGCAGCGCCCGGCTCCGCGACGAGGAATGTGA
- a CDS encoding ABC transporter permease — MTTTSTTSSGARHTGAATPARLPGAWTLGLHRGALELRQFFRQREQVVFTFAFPVVFLALFASIFRNDVRGAGVTASQLYAAAMIASGVMSTSFQSLGVSIALERDEKVLRRLRGTPMPPAAYFLGKLWLVLVSGIAETVLLLAVGAALFDLDLPTGAATWFTFAWVFALGLTGCALLGIAISSVPRSGRSATSVVVLPFLVLQFISGVFISIDTLPDWMLNVGALFPLKWMCQGFRGVFLPESAAVLEQAGSWEYGRIALVLGAWCVGGLVLCLLTFRWKSHRDG, encoded by the coding sequence ATGACCACCACGAGCACCACCTCCTCCGGTGCCCGGCACACCGGCGCGGCCACCCCCGCGCGGCTGCCCGGCGCCTGGACCCTCGGGCTGCACCGGGGCGCCCTCGAGCTCAGGCAGTTCTTCCGCCAGCGCGAACAGGTGGTCTTCACCTTCGCCTTCCCCGTCGTCTTCCTGGCCCTGTTCGCCTCGATCTTCCGGAACGATGTGCGGGGCGCGGGCGTGACCGCCTCTCAGCTGTACGCCGCGGCGATGATCGCGTCGGGGGTGATGTCGACCAGCTTCCAGTCGCTGGGCGTCTCCATCGCGCTCGAACGGGACGAGAAGGTGCTGCGGCGGCTGCGCGGTACGCCGATGCCCCCGGCCGCGTACTTCCTCGGCAAGCTGTGGCTGGTCCTGGTGTCCGGGATCGCCGAGACGGTGCTGCTGCTGGCCGTCGGCGCCGCGCTCTTCGACCTCGATCTGCCCACGGGGGCGGCCACGTGGTTCACCTTCGCCTGGGTCTTCGCCCTCGGGCTGACCGGCTGTGCGCTGCTGGGCATCGCGATCAGCAGTGTGCCGCGCTCCGGCAGGAGCGCCACTTCGGTGGTGGTCCTGCCGTTCCTGGTGCTGCAGTTCATCTCCGGCGTCTTCATCTCGATCGACACGCTGCCGGACTGGATGCTGAACGTGGGTGCCCTCTTCCCGCTGAAGTGGATGTGCCAGGGGTTCCGAGGAGTGTTCCTGCCGGAGTCGGCGGCCGTGCTGGAGCAGGCGGGCTCCTGGGAGTACGGGCGGATCGCCCTGGTGCTGGGCGCGTGGTGCGTCGGAGGATTGGTGCTGTGTCTGCTGACCTTCCGTTGGAAGAGCCACCGGGACGGCTGA